The Streptomyces spororaveus genome includes a region encoding these proteins:
- the tkt gene encoding transketolase, producing MSTKPTTTELEWTELDQRAVDTARILAADAVQKVGNGHPGTAMSLAPAAYTLFQKVMRHDPADPEWVGRDRFVLSAGHSSLTLYTQLYLGGFGLELDDLKAFRTWGSKTPGHPEYGHTAGVETTTGPLGQGIANAVGMAMAARYERGLFDPEAAQGASPFDHMIYAVAGDGCLQEGISHEASALAGHQKLGNLVLLWDDNHISIEGDTETAVSEDTMKRYEAYGWHVQRVEQQENGDLDPKALFAALQAAKAVTDRPSFIAARSIIAWPAPHAQNTEAAHGSALGDDEVAATKRVLGFDPEQTFEVSDEVIAHTRKALDRGREAKAEWEKEFSAWRTANPERAAEFDRINANELPAGWEDKLPVFETGKAVATRAASGKVLGALGAVIPELWGGSADLAGSNNTTIDKDSSFLPVGNPLPEADPYGRTIHFGIREHAMAASMNGIALHGHTRIYGGTFLVFSDYMRNAVRLSALMHLPVTYVWTHDSIGLGEDGPTHQPVEHLASLRAIPGLNIVRPADANETAIAWREILRRHTKVFGKGAPHGLALTRQGVPTYDRNEDAAKGGYVLFEAEGGPAQVILIGTGSEVHVAVEAREQLQAQGVPTRVVSMPSVEWFEEQGQEYKDSVLTPSVKARVAVEAGIGLTWHRYVGDAGRIVSLEHFGASADAKVLFREFGFTPENVVAAANESLAAAR from the coding sequence GTGAGCACCAAGCCGACCACCACAGAGCTCGAGTGGACCGAACTGGACCAGCGGGCCGTCGACACCGCCCGCATCCTGGCCGCTGACGCGGTCCAGAAGGTCGGAAACGGCCACCCCGGTACGGCGATGAGCCTGGCCCCCGCCGCTTACACCCTCTTCCAGAAGGTGATGCGGCATGACCCGGCGGACCCCGAGTGGGTGGGCCGCGACCGCTTCGTGCTCTCCGCGGGGCACTCGTCCCTGACGCTCTACACCCAGCTGTACCTCGGCGGGTTCGGGCTGGAGCTGGACGACCTGAAGGCCTTCCGGACCTGGGGTTCGAAGACCCCCGGCCACCCGGAGTACGGCCACACGGCGGGCGTCGAGACCACCACCGGCCCCCTCGGCCAGGGCATCGCCAACGCGGTGGGCATGGCCATGGCCGCCCGCTACGAGCGCGGCCTGTTCGACCCGGAGGCCGCCCAGGGCGCCTCCCCGTTCGACCACATGATCTACGCGGTCGCGGGCGACGGCTGCCTCCAGGAGGGCATCTCCCACGAGGCGTCCGCGCTGGCCGGCCACCAGAAGCTCGGCAACCTCGTCCTGCTGTGGGACGACAACCACATCTCCATCGAGGGTGACACGGAGACGGCCGTCTCCGAGGACACCATGAAGCGCTACGAGGCGTACGGCTGGCACGTCCAGCGCGTCGAGCAGCAGGAGAACGGCGACCTCGACCCGAAGGCGCTGTTCGCCGCCCTTCAGGCCGCCAAGGCCGTCACGGACCGCCCGTCCTTCATCGCGGCCCGCTCGATCATCGCCTGGCCCGCCCCGCACGCCCAGAACACCGAGGCCGCCCACGGCTCGGCGCTCGGCGACGACGAGGTCGCGGCCACCAAGCGCGTCCTCGGCTTCGACCCGGAGCAGACCTTCGAGGTCTCCGACGAGGTCATCGCCCACACGCGCAAGGCCCTCGACCGCGGCCGCGAGGCCAAGGCCGAGTGGGAGAAGGAGTTCTCCGCCTGGCGCACCGCCAACCCGGAGCGCGCCGCCGAGTTCGACCGCATCAACGCCAACGAGCTGCCCGCGGGCTGGGAGGACAAGCTCCCCGTCTTCGAGACCGGCAAGGCCGTCGCCACCCGCGCCGCCTCCGGCAAGGTGCTCGGCGCGCTCGGCGCGGTCATCCCGGAGCTGTGGGGCGGCTCGGCCGACCTCGCCGGCTCCAACAACACCACCATCGACAAGGACTCCTCGTTCCTGCCGGTGGGCAACCCGCTGCCGGAGGCCGACCCGTACGGCCGGACCATCCACTTCGGCATCCGCGAGCACGCCATGGCCGCGTCCATGAACGGCATCGCCCTGCACGGCCACACCCGCATCTACGGCGGCACCTTCCTGGTGTTCTCCGACTACATGCGCAACGCCGTCCGCCTGTCCGCGCTGATGCACCTGCCGGTGACGTACGTGTGGACGCACGACTCCATCGGTCTGGGCGAGGACGGCCCGACCCACCAGCCGGTCGAGCACCTCGCCTCGCTGCGCGCCATCCCGGGCCTGAACATCGTCCGCCCGGCCGACGCCAACGAGACCGCCATCGCCTGGCGCGAGATCCTGCGCCGCCACACCAAGGTCTTCGGCAAGGGCGCCCCGCACGGCCTCGCGCTGACCCGCCAGGGTGTGCCGACGTACGACCGCAACGAGGACGCCGCCAAGGGCGGGTACGTGCTGTTCGAGGCCGAGGGCGGCCCGGCGCAGGTCATCCTCATCGGCACCGGCTCCGAGGTGCACGTGGCCGTCGAGGCCCGCGAGCAGCTCCAGGCCCAGGGCGTCCCCACCCGGGTCGTCTCGATGCCGTCCGTCGAGTGGTTCGAGGAGCAGGGCCAGGAGTACAAGGACAGCGTCCTGACTCCGTCGGTGAAGGCCCGTGTCGCGGTCGAGGCGGGCATCGGCCTGACCTGGCACCGCTACGTCGGCGACGCCGGCCGGATCGTCTCGCTGGAGCACTTCGGTGCCTCGGCCGACGCGAAGGTGCTCTTCCGCGAGTTCGGTTTCACCCCCGAGAACGTGGTGGCCGCCGCCAACGAATCCCTCGCCGCCGCGCGCTGA
- a CDS encoding heme o synthase — MTAVESRPAGVLGTSPGQRPLGTRVMAFVALTKPRIIELLLITTVPVMFLAEQGVPSLWLVLVTCFGGYLSAGGANALNMYIDRDIDALMDRTSQRPLVTGMVSPRECLAFGLTLAVVSTLFFGLLVNWLSAALSLGALLFYVVVYTMLLKRRTAQNIVWGGIAGCMPVLIGWSAVTNTVSWAAVILFLVIFFWTPPHYWPLSMKVKDDYARAGVPMLPVVAGNKAVSRQIVLYSWVMVAVSLLLTPLGYTGWFYTAVALAAGGWWLWEAHALHARAKAGVTGAKLKEMRLFHWSITYVSLLFVAVAVDPFLR; from the coding sequence GTGACGGCCGTCGAATCCCGTCCAGCGGGGGTGCTCGGGACGAGCCCCGGTCAGCGGCCGCTCGGGACCCGCGTCATGGCTTTCGTGGCATTGACCAAGCCGCGGATCATCGAACTTCTGCTGATCACCACAGTGCCGGTGATGTTCCTCGCCGAGCAGGGTGTGCCGTCGCTGTGGCTGGTCCTCGTGACCTGCTTCGGCGGCTACTTGTCGGCCGGCGGCGCCAACGCGCTGAACATGTACATCGACCGGGACATCGACGCGCTGATGGACCGGACCTCGCAGCGCCCACTGGTGACCGGCATGGTCAGCCCGCGGGAGTGCCTGGCCTTCGGCCTCACCCTCGCGGTCGTCTCCACGCTCTTCTTCGGCCTGCTCGTCAACTGGCTGTCGGCGGCGCTGTCACTCGGGGCGCTCCTCTTCTACGTCGTGGTCTACACGATGCTGCTGAAGCGGCGCACCGCGCAGAACATCGTGTGGGGCGGCATCGCCGGCTGCATGCCGGTGCTGATCGGCTGGTCGGCCGTCACGAACACGGTCTCCTGGGCCGCGGTCATCCTCTTCCTCGTCATCTTCTTCTGGACGCCGCCGCACTACTGGCCGCTCTCGATGAAGGTGAAGGACGACTACGCGCGGGCCGGCGTGCCGATGCTCCCGGTCGTCGCGGGCAACAAGGCCGTGTCGCGCCAGATCGTCCTCTACAGCTGGGTGATGGTGGCGGTCTCGCTGCTGCTGACCCCGCTGGGGTACACCGGCTGGTTCTACACCGCGGTCGCGCTGGCGGCGGGCGGCTGGTGGCTGTGGGAGGCGCACGCGCTGCACGCACGCGCCAAGGCGGGCGTCACGGGCGCGAAGCTCAAGGAGATGCGACTGTTCCACTGGTCGATCACCTATGTGTCGCTGCTGTTCGTGGCGGTGGCCGTGGATCCCTTCCTCCGCTGA
- a CDS encoding amidohydrolase family protein, with protein MIETPPLVDQYCHGVLRTELGLGTFEAQLMRSAGPPAAGTTFFDTQTGFAVRRWCPPLLGLEKHATPARYLARRRELGAAETARRLLRGSGVAAYLVDTGVAGDLTGPKELALAGDAEAFESVRLELLAEQVADTSGTVGAFLANLAEAVHHAAAGATAFTCATAFTRADTPAVPPEPPGPGAVRGAAGRWLARRPRGGAVRDPVLLAHLLWSAVASGLPLQLHTGEADPAALTGFVRATAGLGTRLVLLGGYPHHRRTAQLAAAFPHVYADTGAALGQSGARAAAVLAELLEIAPFGKVLFSSGGRQLPELHAVGALVFREALGRVLGGWAAEGSWSWRDAERVAGLVAADNARRVYRLDTP; from the coding sequence ATGATCGAAACGCCGCCCCTGGTGGACCAGTACTGCCACGGAGTACTCCGTACGGAGCTGGGCCTGGGCACCTTCGAGGCCCAGCTGATGCGCTCGGCCGGCCCGCCGGCCGCGGGCACCACCTTCTTCGACACCCAGACCGGCTTCGCGGTGCGCCGCTGGTGCCCACCGCTGCTGGGGCTGGAGAAGCACGCCACCCCCGCCCGCTATCTGGCGCGGCGGCGCGAGCTGGGCGCGGCCGAGACCGCGCGACGCCTGCTGCGGGGATCCGGGGTGGCCGCCTACCTGGTCGACACCGGGGTGGCCGGGGACCTCACCGGGCCCAAGGAGCTCGCGCTCGCCGGGGACGCCGAGGCGTTCGAGTCGGTCCGGCTGGAGTTACTGGCCGAGCAGGTCGCCGACACCTCCGGGACGGTGGGCGCCTTCCTCGCCAATCTCGCCGAGGCCGTCCACCACGCCGCCGCCGGGGCCACGGCCTTCACCTGTGCCACGGCCTTCACCCGCGCGGACACCCCGGCCGTCCCACCCGAGCCGCCCGGTCCCGGCGCGGTGCGCGGGGCGGCCGGACGGTGGCTGGCCCGTCGGCCGCGGGGCGGGGCCGTACGGGACCCCGTACTCCTGGCCCACCTGCTGTGGAGCGCGGTGGCCTCCGGGCTGCCGCTCCAGCTGCACACGGGCGAGGCCGACCCGGCCGCGCTGACCGGGTTCGTCCGGGCCACCGCGGGCCTCGGTACGCGGCTGGTGCTGCTCGGCGGATATCCGCACCACCGCCGTACCGCGCAGCTCGCGGCGGCCTTCCCGCACGTCTACGCCGACACGGGCGCGGCGCTCGGGCAGAGCGGGGCGCGGGCCGCGGCGGTCCTGGCGGAGCTGCTGGAGATCGCGCCGTTCGGGAAGGTGCTGTTCTCCAGCGGCGGCCGGCAGCTGCCCGAACTCCACGCGGTGGGCGCCCTGGTGTTCCGCGAGGCGCTGGGCCGGGTGCTGGGCGGCTGGGCGGCCGAGGGGTCCTGGTCCTGGCGGGACGCGGAACGGGTGGCGGGCCTGGTCGCGGCGGACAACGCCCGCCGCGTCTACCGTCTGGACACGCCGTAG
- a CDS encoding COX15/CtaA family protein produces the protein MWGVSNPLAYIASRWTPSPRIVQRAALAALVMSVAIVVTGGAVRLTGSGLGCDTWPKCTDDSLIVTQQQGFHGAIEFGNRMLTYVLSAAVGWGIVASRSAKPWRHSLTQLGWVQFAIVMANAVLGGITVRTGLNPYSVAGHFLLATALIAVTTATWQRTREGDGAPRPRVPGPVRKLSWALLATTLVLIAVGTVVTGAGPHAGDSSEIKRMPFDWDTTVHVHAAAAWLVCALGIAMWLVLRVVDAPADTRARARDLLVVLLAQGAIGYVQYATQVPEVLVGAHMLGSCLVWIAVVRVALSLRERPVEQVEIPVQGDPQLSAA, from the coding sequence ATATGGGGCGTGTCGAACCCCCTCGCCTACATCGCCAGCCGCTGGACCCCCTCACCCCGGATCGTCCAGCGGGCCGCACTCGCCGCGCTCGTCATGAGCGTGGCCATCGTCGTCACCGGCGGCGCGGTACGGCTGACCGGATCCGGCCTCGGCTGCGACACCTGGCCCAAGTGCACCGACGACAGCCTGATCGTGACGCAGCAGCAGGGCTTCCACGGCGCCATCGAATTCGGCAACCGGATGCTGACCTACGTGCTCAGCGCGGCCGTCGGCTGGGGAATCGTCGCCTCCCGCTCGGCCAAGCCCTGGCGGCACTCCCTGACGCAGCTCGGCTGGGTCCAGTTCGCGATCGTGATGGCGAACGCCGTGCTCGGCGGAATCACCGTCCGCACCGGACTCAACCCGTACAGCGTGGCCGGACACTTCCTCCTCGCCACCGCGCTGATCGCCGTGACGACGGCCACCTGGCAGCGCACCCGCGAGGGCGACGGCGCCCCCCGGCCGCGCGTGCCCGGCCCGGTGCGCAAGCTGTCGTGGGCGTTGCTCGCGACCACCCTCGTCCTGATCGCGGTGGGCACCGTCGTGACCGGCGCCGGTCCGCACGCCGGTGACAGCAGCGAGATCAAGCGCATGCCCTTCGACTGGGACACCACCGTCCACGTGCACGCCGCCGCCGCCTGGCTGGTGTGCGCTCTCGGCATCGCGATGTGGCTGGTCCTGCGCGTCGTGGACGCGCCCGCCGACACCCGGGCCCGCGCCCGCGACCTGCTGGTCGTTCTGCTCGCCCAGGGCGCGATCGGCTACGTGCAGTACGCCACCCAGGTCCCCGAGGTCCTGGTCGGCGCCCACATGCTCGGCTCCTGCCTGGTGTGGATCGCCGTGGTCCGGGTCGCGCTGAGCCTGCGCGAGCGGCCCGTCGAGCAGGTGGAGATCCCCGTCCAGGGCGACCCCCAGCTCTCCGCCGCCTGA